In Poecile atricapillus isolate bPoeAtr1 chromosome 9, bPoeAtr1.hap1, whole genome shotgun sequence, the following are encoded in one genomic region:
- the MITF gene encoding microphthalmia-associated transcription factor isoform X6 — protein MPSLARDFGSNFVSIFDNSVRSSHRCPTVQTHLENPTKYHIQQAQRQQVKQYLSTTLANKHANQALSLPCPNQPGDHVMPPGTGSSAPNSPMAMLTLNSNCEKEGFYKFEEQSRVESECPALNTHSRASCMQMDDVIDDIISLESSYNEEILGLVDPALQMANTLPVSGNLIDLYGNQSMPPPGLNISNSCPANLPNIKRELTACIFPTESEARALAKERQKKDNHNLIERRRRFNINDRIKELGTLIPKSNDPDMRWNKGTILKASVDYIRKLQREQQRTKELENRQKKLEHANRHLLLRIQELEMQARAHGLSLVPSTGLCSPDMVNRVIKQEPVLDNCSQDMMPHHTDLSCTTTLDLTDGTITFSDNLGNVTEPAGTYGVPAKMGSKLEDILMDDTLSPVGVTDPLLSSVSPGASKTSSRRSSVSMEDTDHAC, from the exons ATGCCAAGTCTTGCAAGAGATTTTGGAAGCAACTTTGTGTCTATCTTTGACAATTCTGTGAGGAGCAGTCATCGGTGTCCTACT GTGCAGACTCACCTTGAGAATCCAACCAAGTACCACATTCAGCAGGCCCAGCGGCAGCAGGTAAAGCAGTACCTCTCTACCACTCTAGCAAATAAACATGCCAACCAAGCCCTGAGCTTGCCATGTCCAAACCAGCCTGGGGACCATGTCATGCCACCTGGAACGGGGAGCAGCGCACCCAACAGCCCCATGGCTATGCTCACCCTCAACTCCAACTGTGAGAAAGAG ggATTTTATAAATTTGAAGAGCAAAGCAGGGTTGAGAGTGAGTGCCCGGCTCTGAATACACACTCACGAGCATCATGCATGCAG ATGGATGATGTGATCGATGACATCATTAGTTTGGAGTCCAGTTATAATGAAGAAATCCTCGGCTTGGTggacccagccctgcagatgGCAAACACG TTGCCTGTGTCTGGCAATTTGATTGACCTTTACGGCAACCAAAGCATGCCTCCTCCAGGACTAAACATCAGCAACTCATGTCCAGCTAATCTTCCTAATATAAAAAGGGAGCTCACAG CATGTATTTTTCCTACAGAGTCGGAAGCCAGAGCGTTGGCTAAggagaggcaaaagaaagacAATCACAACTTGA TTGAACGAAGAAGAAGATTTAATATTAATGATCGTATAAAAGAACTGGGCACTTTGATACCCAAGTCAAATGACCC TGACATGCGCTGGAACAAGGGCACAATTCTGAAGGCGTCGGTGGATTACATCCGCAAGCTGCAGAGGGAACAGCAGCGCACCAAGGAGCTGGAGAACAGGCAGAAGAAGCTGGAACATGCCAACAGGCACCTGCTGCTCAGAATACAG GAACTTGAGATGCAAGCCCGGGCACATGGACTGTCCCTTGTCCCATCTACAGGCCTTTGCTCCCCTGACATGGTCAACAGGGTCATCAAACAGGAGCCTGTGCTGGACAACTGCAGCCAAGACATGATGCCACACCACACAGACCTGTCCTGCACCACCACCCTGGACCTGACCGACGGCACCATCACCTTCAGTGACAACCTGGGAAACGTGACTGAACCAGCTGGCACTTACGGTGTTCCTGCCAAAATGGGATCCAAACTGGAAGATATCCTGATGGACGATACCCTCTCCCCCGTGGGAGTGACTGACCCACTACTCTCCTCCGTGTCTCCTGGGGCGTCAAAGACGAGTAGCAGGCGGAGCAGCGTGAGCATGGAGGACACTGACCATGCTTGTTAG